In Conger conger chromosome 12, fConCon1.1, whole genome shotgun sequence, one DNA window encodes the following:
- the sec31a gene encoding protein transport protein Sec31A isoform X7, translated as MKLKEINRTAIQAWSPAQQHPVYLAAGTSAQQLDASFSTSASLEIFELDLAEPTLSMKSCGTFSSSHRYHKLVWGPHGMDAQGHPSGVLIAGGENGDIILYDPAKIIAGDSDAIISQNDKHTGPVRALDVNPFQTNLVASGGNESEIYIWDLNNFGTPMTPGPKTQPLEDISCVAWNRQVQHILASASPSGRASVWDLRKNDLIIKVSDHSNRMHCSGLAWNPEVATQLVLASEDDRMPVIQMWDLRFATSPLKVLENHTRGILAIAWSLADPELLLSCGKDNRILCWNPNTAEVLYELPTSTQWCFDIQWCPRNPAVLSAAAFDGHISIYSIMGGSNQNESQQPADQISTSFGNMDPFGMGQALPPLQLPQSTAPKTTITPLKKPPKWIRRPVGASFAFGGKLVTLENVRPTPQQPQQPTLHIVHVSQVVTETDFLDRSDKLQATMTAGSFVDFCQSKIETAQSEFERTMWSFLKVNFEDDTRGKYLELLGYKKEELALKIEAALQKEDIVPEEPVSAPDAEPQPVPVPALEPVSEPPPALHLQPGPELDRKVAGEPLIEPGSPPTELYPEPVLVQQPELAPGAPLDVTPEVVSPPLLDAVPESQVQFKTEPQSDVIPGDQLDHLTEPQLDVIPEAQIDIVPEAGLDDKPEAQPAILPEAQIDIVPEAGLDDKPEAQPAILPEAQFDPILETQPLIMPEPQLDLLSEPQFDVLAQPQLLGVMPEPQIHFPPDPQLGMPEPYQHPLPEPQFDLIPDSHFSLIPDPQLSTAPFAPIPASQFDPIQTQQFDLMQTQPFDPIQTQQFDPIQTQQFDLMQTQQFDPMQTQQFDPIQTQQFDPIQTQQFDPVQTQPFDPVQMQQFASIPLQQFEPVPPTQVDPVPLQQFEPVPPTQVDPVPLQQFEPVPPTQVDPVPAQLVEPVPPTQVEPIPVQQVDSIPEPQVEPVPVQQVDSIPEPQVEPVPPPQVDHIPVQQVDPIPEPQFDVEPEPQLDLEPPVDLPNEHQLDPELEPEPEIDLEPEEMTDAEPAVQEDEIDLGETEEKETEEEVCVEATEAINLKVNEGVDGLITEALLTGDFESAVELCLRDNRMADSIILAIAGGPGLLEKTQKKYFEKTKSKITKLISAVVTKDWRDILETCDLQNWKEALAAVMTYASPEEFSSLCGLLGSRLEADGGLQPQACLCYICAGNVEKLVACWARAQESHSPLSLQDLVEKVVVLRKAVEQTQGSSPVVVGTLLAEKMSQYAGLLASQGSLLTAIAYLPENSDQVTIQHLRERLRRALGEEAAKPAPSAAPGPAQPAQPAMPSPPMPAPVAAPAAQAYTPIQPPHTPHPPQPTPVPTAPPQYYQQVRSASTITSWSNQTPTALPSIPAPVGPGPDPQSPVQTEPPPPGFVMPPQAPASSAAGYPYPQQYPQRPQNGWNDPPALSRLPKKKKVPENYTPPAPITSPIMAPLGGDPQAPVHPQAPPTLQPQQLPPGQPGVQGPYPGHQQPLAPPPGHPARPPVNVEGAPGAPIGDVIQPVRSLPAEKITKKPIPEEHLILKTTFEGLIQKCLAAAADPQTKRKLDDANKRLESLYDKLREKTLSPAIVGGLHNMARSIEARSYADSLNIHTHIVSSSNFSETSAFMPVLKVVLTQANKLGV; from the exons ATGAAGCTAAAGGAGATAAATCGcactgcaatacaggcctggagCCCAGCGCAGCAACACCCTGTTTATCTAGCTGCGG GTACATCTGCCCAACAGCTGGATGCCTCCTTCAGCACGAGTGCCTCGCTGGAGATCTTTGAGCTGGATCTGGCAGAGCCCACGCTGAGCATGAAGTCCTGCGGCACCTTCTCCTcctcacacag ATATCACAAACTGGTGTGGGGTCCCCATGGAATGGATGCACAGGGACACCCATCGGGGGTCCTCATTGCCGGGGGAGAGAATGGTGACATCATCCTCTACGACCCCGCAAAGATCATTGCAGGGGACAGTGATGCGATCATCTCGCAGAACGACAAGCACACTGGCCCGGTCCGGGCCCTCGACGTCAACCCATTTCAG ACAAACCTGGTCGCTTCAGGAGGCAATGAGTCAGAAATCTACATCTGGGACCTGAACAACTTTGGCACTCCAATGACGCCAGGGCCGAAAACTCAG CCCCTGGAGGACATCAGCTGTGTGGCCTGGAACAGACAGGTACAGCACATCCTGGCCTCCGCCAGTCCCAGCGGCCGGGCCTCTGTCTGGGACCTAAGGAAGAACGACCTCATCATCAAAGTCAGTGACCACAGTAACAGG ATGCACTGCTCCGGGCTGGCCTGGAACCCTGAGGTGGCTACGCAGCTGGTCCTGGCTTCTGAGGATGACCGTATGCCTGTCATCCAGATGTGGGATCTACGCTTTGCCACCTCCCCCCTCAAAGTCCTGGAGAACCACACCAG GGGCATCTTGGCCATTGCTTGGAGTCTGGCTGATCCGGAGCTGCTTCTGAGCTGTGGGAAAGACAACAGGATCCTGTGTTGGAACCCCAACACTGCTGAG GTGCTGTATGAGCTGCCCACCAGCACGCAGTGGTGCTTTGACATCCAGTGGTGCCCGAGGAACCCTGCTGTGCTTTCCGCCGCTGCCTTTGATGGACACATCAGCATCTACTCCATCATGGGCGGCAGCAACCAGAATGAGAGTCAGCAACCCGCAGATCAG ATCAGTACTTCTTTTGGTAACATGGACCCCTTTGGGATGGGACAGGCCCTGCCACCTCTTCAACTTCCCCAGTCCACTGCCCCCAAAACCACGATAACACCCCTAAAGAAACCTCCCAAGTGGATCCGCAGGCCTGTCGGGGCCTCGTTTGCT TTTGGGGGGAAACTGGTCACCCTGGAAAACGTCAGGCCAACACCCCAGCAGCCACAGCAGCCCACTCTCCACATTGTTCATGTTAGCCAGGTCGTCACGGAAACTGACTTCCTGGACCGCTCTGACAAGCTACAGGCCACCATGACAGCTGGAAGTTTTGTGGACTTCTGCCAGTCCAAGATCGAGACTGCCCAGAGCGAGTTTGAAAGGACCATGTGGTCTTTCTTAAAG GTCAACTTTGAGGATGATACTCGTGGAAAATACTTGGAACTTTTGGGATACAAGAAAGAGGAACTTGCTTTAAAG ATTGAAGCAGCACTCCAAAAGGAGGATATCGTGCCAGAGGAG cCCGTTTCTGCTCCTGACGCTGAGCCTCAGCCCGTGCCCGTCCCTGCCCTCGAGCCTGTATCTGAGCCTCCGCCTGCTCTCCACCTTCAGCCCGGACCTGAGCTTGATCGTAAAGTTGCGGGCGAACCTTTAATTGAGCCCGGGTCCCCGCCCACTGAGCTTTATCCAGAACCCGTGCTTGTCCAGCAACCTGAGCTAGCACCTGGAGCGCCGCTTGACGTTACTCCTGAGGTCGTTTCTCCGCCACTCCTGGATGCCGTGCCCGAATCACAGGTTCAGTTTAAAACTGAACCGCAGTCTGACGTCATACCGGGAGACCAGCTCGATCATTTAACTGAACCGCAGCTTGACGTTATACCGGAAGCTCAGATTGACATTGTTCCAGAAGCTGGGCTTGATGATAAACCGGAAGCCCAGCCTGCCATTTTACCTGAAGCTCAGATTGACATTGTTCCAGAAGCTGGGCTTGATGATAAACCGGAAGCCCAGCCTGCCATTTTACCTGAAGCTCAGTTTGACCCTATACTAGAAACTCAGCCTTTGATTATGCCTGAACCTCAGCTTGACCTTCTGTCCGAACCGCAGTTTGATGTTTTGGCTCAACCGCAGCTGCTTGGTGTCATGCCTGAACCGCAGATTCATTTTCCACCTGATCCTCAGCTTGGCATGCCCGAACCATACCAGCACCCTCTACCTGAACCACAGTTTGACCTTATACCTGACTCCCATTTTAGCCTCATACCTGACCCTCAGCTCAGCACTGCACCGTTTGCCCCTATACCTGCATCTCAGTTTGACCCCATACAAACACAGCAGTTTGACCTCATGCAAACACAGCCGTTTGATCCCATACAAACACAGCAGTTTGATCCCATACAAACACAGCAGTTTGACCTCATGCAAACACAGCAGTTTGACCCCATGCAAACACAGCAGTTTGACCCCATACAAACTCAGCAGTTTGACCCCATACAAACACAGCAGTTTGACCCTGTACAAACACAGCCGTTTGACCCTGTACAAATGCAGCAGTTTGCATCTATACCTTTACAGCAGTTTGAACCAGTACCTCCAACACAGGTTGACCCTGTACCTTTACAGCAGTTTGAACCTGTACCTCCAACACAGGTTGACCCTGTACCTTTACAGCAGTTTGAACCTGTACCTCCAACACAGGTTGACCCTGTACCTGCACAGCTGGTTGAACCTGTACCTCCAACACAGGTTGAGCCTATACCTGTACAGCAGGTTGATTCTATACCTGAACCCCAGGTTGAACCTGTACCTGTACAGCAGGTTGATTCTATACCTGAACCCCAGGTTGAACCTGTACCTCCACCACAGGTTGACCATATACCAGTGCAACAGGTTGACCCTATACCTGAACCCCAGTTTGATGTTGAACCCGAACCTCAGCTCGACCTTGAACCTCCAGTTGACCTTCCAAATGAACACCAACTCGATCCGGAACTCGAACCCGAACCCGAGATTGACCTGGAGCCTGAGGAAATGACAGATGCGGAACCGGCTGTCCAAGAGGACGAGATTGACCTGGGAGAG AcagaagagaaagagactgaAGAAGAAGTCTGTGTGGAGGCCACAGAAGCCATTAACCTCAAAGTCAATGAAG gtgtggaCGGACTGATAACCGAGGCCTTGCTGACTGGGGACTTTGAGAGTGCTGTGGAGCTCTGTCTCCGTGACAACCGCATGGCGGACAGCATCATCCTGGCCATCGCAGGGGGCCCAGGGCTGCTGGAGAAGACTCAGAAGAAGTACTTTGAGAAGACAAAGAGCAAAATCACCAAG CTGATCAGCGCCGTGGTTACCAAGGATTGGCGGGACATCCTGGAGACATGTGACCTGCAGAACTGGAAGGAGGCGCTGGCGGCGGTGATGACCTATGCAAGCCCAGAGGagttctcctctctgtgtg GCCTGCTCGGGTCTCGTCTGGAGGCGGACGGTGGGCTGCAGCCTCAGGCCTGCCTGTGCTACATCTGTGCTGGTAATGTGGAGAAGCTGGTGGCGTGCTGGGCGAGAGCACAGGAGAgccactcccccctctctctgcag GACCTGGTGGAGAAGGTGGTGGTTCTGCGGAAGGCCGTGGAGCAGACACAGGGCTCCAGCCCCGTGGTGGTGGGTACCCTTCTGGCGGAGAAGATGAGCCAGTACGCCGGCCTGCTGGCATCACAGGGCAGCCTGCTCACTGCCATCGCCTACCTGCCTGAAAACAGCGACCAG GTAACCATTCAGCACTTGCGGGAGCGTCTGCGCAGAGCCCTGGGAGAGGAGGCGGCCAAGCCCGCTCCATCTGCCGCCCCAGGCCCCGCCCAGCCTGCCCAACCTGCCATGCCATCACCCCCAATGCCTGCCCCAGTGGCTGCCCCAGCTGCGCAGGCCTACACCCCAATACAGCCCCCACAtaccccccacccgccccagcCCACCCCTGTGCCCACAGCTCCACCTCAGTATTACCAGCAG GTTAGGTCTGCCTCTACTATCACATCCTGGAGTAACCAAACCCCCACAGCTCTTCCCAGTATCCCCGCTCCAGTAGGCCCTGGCCCAGATCCGCAG TCTCCTGTCCAGACGGAACCTCCTCCTCCCGGGTTTGTGATGCCGCCCCAGGCTCCGGCCTCCAGCGCTGCAGGATACCCGTACCCCCAGCAGTACCCCCAAA GGCCTCAGAACGGCTGGAACGATCCTCCTGCTCTGAGCCGGCtgccaaagaagaagaag GTCCCAGAGAACTACACCCCCCCTGCCCCGATCACCTCGCCAATCATGGCCCCCCTGGGGGGGGACCCCCAGGCTCCAGTGCACCCCCAGGCTCCTCCCACGCTGCAGCCCCAGCAGCTGCCCCCAGGCCAGCCCGGTGTGCAGGGACCTTACCCCGGGCACCAGCAGCCCCTCGCCCCGCCCCCCGGGCACCCCGCCAGGCCCCCGGTCAACGTTGAGGGTGCACCAGGCGCTCCCATTGGAGACGTCATTCAG CCAGTGAGGTCCCTGCCTGCGGAGAAGATTACCAAGAAGCCCATTCCAGAGGAGCACCTCATCCTGAAGACGACATTTGAAGGGCTGATTCAGAAATgcctggctgctgctgctgaccca CAAACCAAGAGAAAGCTGGATGATGCCAACAAACGCCTGGAATCCCTGTATGATAAGCTACGAGAGAAAACC CTCTCTCCGGCGATCGTGGGAGGCCTGCACAACATGGCGCGGAGCATCGAGGCGCGCTCCTACGCGGACAGCCTGAACATCCACACCCACATCGTCAGCAGCAGCAACTTCAGTGAGACGTCTGCCTTCATGCCAGTGCTGAAGGTGGTTCTCACACAGGCCAACAAGCTGGGAGTGTGA
- the sec31a gene encoding protein transport protein Sec31A isoform X1, whose product MKLKEINRTAIQAWSPAQQHPVYLAAGTSAQQLDASFSTSASLEIFELDLAEPTLSMKSCGTFSSSHRYHKLVWGPHGMDAQGHPSGVLIAGGENGDIILYDPAKIIAGDSDAIISQNDKHTGPVRALDVNPFQTNLVASGGNESEIYIWDLNNFGTPMTPGPKTQPLEDISCVAWNRQVQHILASASPSGRASVWDLRKNDLIIKVSDHSNRMHCSGLAWNPEVATQLVLASEDDRMPVIQMWDLRFATSPLKVLENHTRGILAIAWSLADPELLLSCGKDNRILCWNPNTAEVLYELPTSTQWCFDIQWCPRNPAVLSAAAFDGHISIYSIMGGSNQNESQQPADQISTSFGNMDPFGMGQALPPLQLPQSTAPKTTITPLKKPPKWIRRPVGASFAFGGKLVTLENVRPTPQQPQQPTLHIVHVSQVVTETDFLDRSDKLQATMTAGSFVDFCQSKIETAQSEFERTMWSFLKVNFEDDTRGKYLELLGYKKEELALKIEAALQKEDIVPEEPVSAPDAEPQPVPVPALEPVSEPPPALHLQPGPELDRKVAGEPLIEPGSPPTELYPEPVLVQQPELAPGAPLDVTPEVVSPPLLDAVPESQVQFKTEPQSDVIPGDQLDHLTEPQLDVIPEAQIDIVPEAGLDDKPEAQPAILPEAQIDIVPEAGLDDKPEAQPAILPEAQFDPILETQPLIMPEPQLDLLSEPQFDVLAQPQLLGVMPEPQIHFPPDPQLGMPEPYQHPLPEPQFDLIPDSHFSLIPDPQLSTAPFAPIPASQFDPIQTQQFDLMQTQPFDPIQTQQFDPIQTQQFDLMQTQQFDPMQTQQFDPIQTQQFDPIQTQQFDPVQTQPFDPVQMQQFASIPLQQFEPVPPTQVDPVPLQQFEPVPPTQVDPVPLQQFEPVPPTQVDPVPAQLVEPVPPTQVEPIPVQQVDSIPEPQVEPVPVQQVDSIPEPQVEPVPPPQVDHIPVQQVDPIPEPQFDVEPEPQLDLEPPVDLPNEHQLDPELEPEPEIDLEPEEMTDAEPAVQEDEIDLGETEEKETEEEVCVEATEAINLKVNEGVDGLITEALLTGDFESAVELCLRDNRMADSIILAIAGGPGLLEKTQKKYFEKTKSKITKLISAVVTKDWRDILETCDLQNWKEALAAVMTYASPEEFSSLCGLLGSRLEADGGLQPQACLCYICAGNVEKLVACWARAQESHSPLSLQDLVEKVVVLRKAVEQTQGSSPVVVGTLLAEKMSQYAGLLASQGSLLTAIAYLPENSDQVTIQHLRERLRRALGEEAAKPAPSAAPGPAQPAQPAMPSPPMPAPVAAPAAQAYTPIQPPHTPHPPQPTPVPTAPPQYYQQVRSASTITSWSNQTPTALPSIPAPVGPGPDPQSPVQTEPPPPGFVMPPQAPASSAAGYPYPQQYPQTYPHIPHYMPGAGVPAVYQPHQYAAAAHPPLPPSSSSPLPAYPPYMHSPTSHPLHPVFPGSSPAVSGGPPPLAPPPTSSFSPPPLSSGASFQHGGPGAPAPYLPPPPTGPTGTQPEPSLPASLRTGGLNGQDTACFMEGPQNGWNDPPALSRLPKKKKVPENYTPPAPITSPIMAPLGGDPQAPVHPQAPPTLQPQQLPPGQPGVQGPYPGHQQPLAPPPGHPARPPVNVEGAPGAPIGDVIQPVRSLPAEKITKKPIPEEHLILKTTFEGLIQKCLAAAADPQTKRKLDDANKRLESLYDKLREKTLSPAIVGGLHNMARSIEARSYADSLNIHTHIVSSSNFSETSAFMPVLKVVLTQANKLGV is encoded by the exons ATGAAGCTAAAGGAGATAAATCGcactgcaatacaggcctggagCCCAGCGCAGCAACACCCTGTTTATCTAGCTGCGG GTACATCTGCCCAACAGCTGGATGCCTCCTTCAGCACGAGTGCCTCGCTGGAGATCTTTGAGCTGGATCTGGCAGAGCCCACGCTGAGCATGAAGTCCTGCGGCACCTTCTCCTcctcacacag ATATCACAAACTGGTGTGGGGTCCCCATGGAATGGATGCACAGGGACACCCATCGGGGGTCCTCATTGCCGGGGGAGAGAATGGTGACATCATCCTCTACGACCCCGCAAAGATCATTGCAGGGGACAGTGATGCGATCATCTCGCAGAACGACAAGCACACTGGCCCGGTCCGGGCCCTCGACGTCAACCCATTTCAG ACAAACCTGGTCGCTTCAGGAGGCAATGAGTCAGAAATCTACATCTGGGACCTGAACAACTTTGGCACTCCAATGACGCCAGGGCCGAAAACTCAG CCCCTGGAGGACATCAGCTGTGTGGCCTGGAACAGACAGGTACAGCACATCCTGGCCTCCGCCAGTCCCAGCGGCCGGGCCTCTGTCTGGGACCTAAGGAAGAACGACCTCATCATCAAAGTCAGTGACCACAGTAACAGG ATGCACTGCTCCGGGCTGGCCTGGAACCCTGAGGTGGCTACGCAGCTGGTCCTGGCTTCTGAGGATGACCGTATGCCTGTCATCCAGATGTGGGATCTACGCTTTGCCACCTCCCCCCTCAAAGTCCTGGAGAACCACACCAG GGGCATCTTGGCCATTGCTTGGAGTCTGGCTGATCCGGAGCTGCTTCTGAGCTGTGGGAAAGACAACAGGATCCTGTGTTGGAACCCCAACACTGCTGAG GTGCTGTATGAGCTGCCCACCAGCACGCAGTGGTGCTTTGACATCCAGTGGTGCCCGAGGAACCCTGCTGTGCTTTCCGCCGCTGCCTTTGATGGACACATCAGCATCTACTCCATCATGGGCGGCAGCAACCAGAATGAGAGTCAGCAACCCGCAGATCAG ATCAGTACTTCTTTTGGTAACATGGACCCCTTTGGGATGGGACAGGCCCTGCCACCTCTTCAACTTCCCCAGTCCACTGCCCCCAAAACCACGATAACACCCCTAAAGAAACCTCCCAAGTGGATCCGCAGGCCTGTCGGGGCCTCGTTTGCT TTTGGGGGGAAACTGGTCACCCTGGAAAACGTCAGGCCAACACCCCAGCAGCCACAGCAGCCCACTCTCCACATTGTTCATGTTAGCCAGGTCGTCACGGAAACTGACTTCCTGGACCGCTCTGACAAGCTACAGGCCACCATGACAGCTGGAAGTTTTGTGGACTTCTGCCAGTCCAAGATCGAGACTGCCCAGAGCGAGTTTGAAAGGACCATGTGGTCTTTCTTAAAG GTCAACTTTGAGGATGATACTCGTGGAAAATACTTGGAACTTTTGGGATACAAGAAAGAGGAACTTGCTTTAAAG ATTGAAGCAGCACTCCAAAAGGAGGATATCGTGCCAGAGGAG cCCGTTTCTGCTCCTGACGCTGAGCCTCAGCCCGTGCCCGTCCCTGCCCTCGAGCCTGTATCTGAGCCTCCGCCTGCTCTCCACCTTCAGCCCGGACCTGAGCTTGATCGTAAAGTTGCGGGCGAACCTTTAATTGAGCCCGGGTCCCCGCCCACTGAGCTTTATCCAGAACCCGTGCTTGTCCAGCAACCTGAGCTAGCACCTGGAGCGCCGCTTGACGTTACTCCTGAGGTCGTTTCTCCGCCACTCCTGGATGCCGTGCCCGAATCACAGGTTCAGTTTAAAACTGAACCGCAGTCTGACGTCATACCGGGAGACCAGCTCGATCATTTAACTGAACCGCAGCTTGACGTTATACCGGAAGCTCAGATTGACATTGTTCCAGAAGCTGGGCTTGATGATAAACCGGAAGCCCAGCCTGCCATTTTACCTGAAGCTCAGATTGACATTGTTCCAGAAGCTGGGCTTGATGATAAACCGGAAGCCCAGCCTGCCATTTTACCTGAAGCTCAGTTTGACCCTATACTAGAAACTCAGCCTTTGATTATGCCTGAACCTCAGCTTGACCTTCTGTCCGAACCGCAGTTTGATGTTTTGGCTCAACCGCAGCTGCTTGGTGTCATGCCTGAACCGCAGATTCATTTTCCACCTGATCCTCAGCTTGGCATGCCCGAACCATACCAGCACCCTCTACCTGAACCACAGTTTGACCTTATACCTGACTCCCATTTTAGCCTCATACCTGACCCTCAGCTCAGCACTGCACCGTTTGCCCCTATACCTGCATCTCAGTTTGACCCCATACAAACACAGCAGTTTGACCTCATGCAAACACAGCCGTTTGATCCCATACAAACACAGCAGTTTGATCCCATACAAACACAGCAGTTTGACCTCATGCAAACACAGCAGTTTGACCCCATGCAAACACAGCAGTTTGACCCCATACAAACTCAGCAGTTTGACCCCATACAAACACAGCAGTTTGACCCTGTACAAACACAGCCGTTTGACCCTGTACAAATGCAGCAGTTTGCATCTATACCTTTACAGCAGTTTGAACCAGTACCTCCAACACAGGTTGACCCTGTACCTTTACAGCAGTTTGAACCTGTACCTCCAACACAGGTTGACCCTGTACCTTTACAGCAGTTTGAACCTGTACCTCCAACACAGGTTGACCCTGTACCTGCACAGCTGGTTGAACCTGTACCTCCAACACAGGTTGAGCCTATACCTGTACAGCAGGTTGATTCTATACCTGAACCCCAGGTTGAACCTGTACCTGTACAGCAGGTTGATTCTATACCTGAACCCCAGGTTGAACCTGTACCTCCACCACAGGTTGACCATATACCAGTGCAACAGGTTGACCCTATACCTGAACCCCAGTTTGATGTTGAACCCGAACCTCAGCTCGACCTTGAACCTCCAGTTGACCTTCCAAATGAACACCAACTCGATCCGGAACTCGAACCCGAACCCGAGATTGACCTGGAGCCTGAGGAAATGACAGATGCGGAACCGGCTGTCCAAGAGGACGAGATTGACCTGGGAGAG AcagaagagaaagagactgaAGAAGAAGTCTGTGTGGAGGCCACAGAAGCCATTAACCTCAAAGTCAATGAAG gtgtggaCGGACTGATAACCGAGGCCTTGCTGACTGGGGACTTTGAGAGTGCTGTGGAGCTCTGTCTCCGTGACAACCGCATGGCGGACAGCATCATCCTGGCCATCGCAGGGGGCCCAGGGCTGCTGGAGAAGACTCAGAAGAAGTACTTTGAGAAGACAAAGAGCAAAATCACCAAG CTGATCAGCGCCGTGGTTACCAAGGATTGGCGGGACATCCTGGAGACATGTGACCTGCAGAACTGGAAGGAGGCGCTGGCGGCGGTGATGACCTATGCAAGCCCAGAGGagttctcctctctgtgtg GCCTGCTCGGGTCTCGTCTGGAGGCGGACGGTGGGCTGCAGCCTCAGGCCTGCCTGTGCTACATCTGTGCTGGTAATGTGGAGAAGCTGGTGGCGTGCTGGGCGAGAGCACAGGAGAgccactcccccctctctctgcag GACCTGGTGGAGAAGGTGGTGGTTCTGCGGAAGGCCGTGGAGCAGACACAGGGCTCCAGCCCCGTGGTGGTGGGTACCCTTCTGGCGGAGAAGATGAGCCAGTACGCCGGCCTGCTGGCATCACAGGGCAGCCTGCTCACTGCCATCGCCTACCTGCCTGAAAACAGCGACCAG GTAACCATTCAGCACTTGCGGGAGCGTCTGCGCAGAGCCCTGGGAGAGGAGGCGGCCAAGCCCGCTCCATCTGCCGCCCCAGGCCCCGCCCAGCCTGCCCAACCTGCCATGCCATCACCCCCAATGCCTGCCCCAGTGGCTGCCCCAGCTGCGCAGGCCTACACCCCAATACAGCCCCCACAtaccccccacccgccccagcCCACCCCTGTGCCCACAGCTCCACCTCAGTATTACCAGCAG GTTAGGTCTGCCTCTACTATCACATCCTGGAGTAACCAAACCCCCACAGCTCTTCCCAGTATCCCCGCTCCAGTAGGCCCTGGCCCAGATCCGCAG TCTCCTGTCCAGACGGAACCTCCTCCTCCCGGGTTTGTGATGCCGCCCCAGGCTCCGGCCTCCAGCGCTGCAGGATACCCGTACCCCCAGCAGTACCCCCAAA CTTACCCCCACATCCCGCATTACATGCCTGGGGCTGGGGTACCTGCTGTCTATCAGCCTCACCAGTACGCTGCGGCTGCacatccccctcttcctccctcctcttcctcccccctgCCTGCCTATCCGCCCTACATGCACTCGCCcacctcccaccctctccatcCAGTCTTTCCGGGGTCCTCTCCAGCGGTGTCCGGGGGCCCCCCTCCTCTCGCGCCTCCTCCGACCTCCTCCTTCTCGCCTCCTCCTCTGTCTTCTGGAGCCTCCTTTCAGCACGGTGGGCCAGGAGCGCCCGCCCCCTACCTGCCTCCTCCACCCACAGGACCCACAGGTACACAGCCTGAGCCCAGCCTGCCTGCCTCGCTGAGAACAG GGGGATTGAATGGCCAAGACACAGCCTGTTTTATGGAAG GGCCTCAGAACGGCTGGAACGATCCTCCTGCTCTGAGCCGGCtgccaaagaagaagaag GTCCCAGAGAACTACACCCCCCCTGCCCCGATCACCTCGCCAATCATGGCCCCCCTGGGGGGGGACCCCCAGGCTCCAGTGCACCCCCAGGCTCCTCCCACGCTGCAGCCCCAGCAGCTGCCCCCAGGCCAGCCCGGTGTGCAGGGACCTTACCCCGGGCACCAGCAGCCCCTCGCCCCGCCCCCCGGGCACCCCGCCAGGCCCCCGGTCAACGTTGAGGGTGCACCAGGCGCTCCCATTGGAGACGTCATTCAG CCAGTGAGGTCCCTGCCTGCGGAGAAGATTACCAAGAAGCCCATTCCAGAGGAGCACCTCATCCTGAAGACGACATTTGAAGGGCTGATTCAGAAATgcctggctgctgctgctgaccca CAAACCAAGAGAAAGCTGGATGATGCCAACAAACGCCTGGAATCCCTGTATGATAAGCTACGAGAGAAAACC CTCTCTCCGGCGATCGTGGGAGGCCTGCACAACATGGCGCGGAGCATCGAGGCGCGCTCCTACGCGGACAGCCTGAACATCCACACCCACATCGTCAGCAGCAGCAACTTCAGTGAGACGTCTGCCTTCATGCCAGTGCTGAAGGTGGTTCTCACACAGGCCAACAAGCTGGGAGTGTGA